Proteins from a genomic interval of Danio rerio strain Tuebingen ecotype United States chromosome 4, GRCz12tu, whole genome shotgun sequence:
- the LOC137489803 gene encoding uncharacterized protein — MRIHTGEKPFTCTLCVKSFSHSSSLNQHMRIHTGEKPFSCTQCGKSFSKSSSLYKHMKIHTGGKPFTCTHCGKSFNHSSFLNLHMRIHTGEKPLTCPQCGKSFSKSSSLYKHMKIHTGEKPFTCTQCGKSFYDSSYLKKHMRIHTGEKPFTCAQCGKSFNCSSHLKKHMMIHTGEKPFTCTQCGKSFSKSSSLYRHMRIHTGEKPFTCTQCGKSFSHSSSLNQHIMIHTGEKPFTCPQCGKSFIHSSHLNLHMRIHTGEKPFTCTQCGKSFSTSSHLKQHMKIHTGVREYMCLECEKTFITAADLKRHQRIHTGDKPYKCSHCSKRFTRSGTLKTHERIHAGDKL, encoded by the coding sequence atgaggatccacactggagaaaagccattcacatgcactctgtgtgtgaagagtttcagccactcatcatctcttaatcaacacatgagaatccacacgggagagaaaccattctcatgcactcagtgtgggaagagttttagcaaatcatcgtcgctttataaacacatgaagatccacaccggaggaaaaccattcacatgcactcattgtgggaagagtttcaaccactcATCAttccttaatctacacatgaggatccacactggagagaaaccattaacatgccctcagtgtgggaagagttttagcaaatcatcgtcgctttataaacacatgaagatccacaccggagaaaaaccattcacatgcactcagtgtgggaagagtttctacGATTCATCATACCTCaaaaaacacatgaggatccacactggagagaaaccattcacatgcgctcagtgtgggaagagttttaactgctcatcacaccttaaaaagcacatgatgatccacactggagaaaaaccattcacatgcactcagtgtgggaagagtttcagcaaatcttCGTCGCTTTATAGACATATGAGGATCCATaccggagaaaaaccattcacttgcactcagtgtgggaagagtttcagccactcatcatcccttaatcaacacatcatgatccacactggagagaaaccattcacatgccctcagtgtgggaagagtttcatccactcatcacaccttaatctacacatgaggatccacactggagagaaaccattcacatgcactcaatgtgggaagagtttcagcacatcatcacaccttaaacaacacatgaaaatccacactggtgtgagagagtatatgtgcttggagtgtgagaagacttttattacagctgcagatttgaaacggcaccagaggattcacactggagataaaccgtacaagtgttcacattGCAGTAAGAGGTTTACTCGCTCAGGaaccctgaaaacacatgagaggattcacgctGGAGATAAACTGTAG